The proteins below are encoded in one region of Lactuca sativa cultivar Salinas chromosome 3, Lsat_Salinas_v11, whole genome shotgun sequence:
- the LOC111903142 gene encoding uncharacterized protein LOC111903142, protein MAKFGIQVSMGQCRRAKKYALKLVEGNLVEHYGKLWSYGHEILRTNPGSTVKLDIEDGPDGKKYFSKFYCCFQGVKQCWIEWCRRVIGLDGCFLKGVCKGELLCAIGRDANDKIYPIAWAMVNVENKQNWKWFLELLIDDLHLNLGNGFSLMSDEHKGLIEAVKELLPYVEHRQCARHICQNLQKRFTVENGFSESFNAVIVDARKKPIITMLEEIRLYMMDRIYNMKLKGQQWGNHICPEIRDKVNLLKKA, encoded by the exons ATGGCCAAGTTTGGTATCCAAGTTAGTATGGGGCAATGTAGAAGAGCAAAGAAGTATGCACTGAAACTTGTTGAAGGTAACCTTGTTGAACATTATGGTAAGCTATGGTCATATGGTCATGAGATTTTAAGGACAAATCCTGGGTCAACTGTGAAACTAGATATAGAGGATGGTCCAGATGGAAAGAAATATTTTAGCAAGTTCTATTGTTGTTTTCAAGGAGTTAAACAATGTTGGATTGAATGGTGTAGAAGGGTAATTGGTCTTGATGGATGTTTTCTTAAAGGTGTTTGTAAGGGAGAATTGCTTTGTGCTATTGGGAGGGATGCAAATGACAAGATATATCCTATTGCTTGGGCAATGGTTAATGTGGAGAACAAGCAGAATTGGAAGTGGTTTCTAGAGCTTCTCATTGATGATCTACACTTGAATTTAGGCAATGGTTTCAGTTTAATGTCAGACGAACATAAG GGTTTGATAGAGGCTGTTAAAGAGTTGCTGCCATATGTAGAGCACAGGCAGTGTGCTAGACATATTTGCCAGAATTTGCAGAAGAGATTTACTG TTGAAAATGGGTTCTCAGAAAGTTTTAATGCTGTAATAGTAGATGCCAGGAAGAAGCCCATAATAACCATGTTAGAGGAGATAAGATTATACATGATGGACAGAATCTACAACATGAAATTAAAGGGACAACAATGGGGAAATCATATTTGTCCAGAGATAAGGGATAAGGTGAATTTGCTTAAAAAAGCTTAA
- the LOC111903122 gene encoding receptor-like protein 44, with amino-acid sequence MGVHLPKLSLSLILISIFLPPSTPDQKDESCLTHLFESFQDPIGNLHNWTKLAFSNPCSDFNSNLVGATCNNGRIYKLSLQNLSLRGSISPYISNCTNLQSLDLSNNSLTGPLPDELHYLVNLAVLNLSSNRLSGAIPPSLPMCFYLNVIDLHDNILTGTIPPQIGSLVRLSVFDVANNKLSGPIPASLGNRTGNLPRFNVSSYYGNKDLYGYPLPPMKSKGLSVVAIVGIGLGSGLLSLALSFTAVCVWLRATEQKTAAEQEGKIVLPDY; translated from the coding sequence ATGGGTGTTCATCTTCCCAAATTATCCCTCTCATTGATCCTAATCTCCATCTTCCTCCCTCCATCAACCCCAGATCAGAAAGACGAATCATGTTTAACCCATCTATTCGAATCCTTTCAGGACCCCATCGGAAACCTCCATAACTGGACCAAACTCGCCTTCTCAAACCCCTGTTCCGATTTCAATTCCAACCTCGTCGGAGCCACCTGCAACAATGGCCGAATCTACAAACTCTCCCTCCAGAACCTCTCTCTCCGAGGCTCCATCTCACCTTACATCTCCAACTGCACAAACCTACAATCGCTAGACCTCTCCAACAACTCCCTCACCGGACCTCTCCCCGACGAACTTCACTACCTTGTCAACCTCGCCGTCCTCAACCTCTCCTCCAACCGCCTCTCCGGCGCCATCCCACCTTCCCTTCCCATGTGCTTTTATCTCAATGTCATTGACCTCCACGATAACATTCTCACCGGCACAATTCCGCCGCAGATTGGATCTTTGGTGAGGTTATCTGTGTTCGACGTTGCTAACAACAAGTTATCCGGGCCGATTCCGGCGAGCTTGGGAAACAGAACGGGGAACTTGCCCCGATTCAATGTCAGCTCGTATTATGGTAACAAAGATCTTTATGGGTATCCGTTGCCTCCGATGAAGAGTAAAGGGTTGTCGGTGGTGGCGATTGTGGGGATCGGGTTGGGAAGTGGGTTGTTGAGCTTGGCACTGAGTTTTACGGCGGTGTGTGTTTGGTTGAGAGCGACGGAGCAGAAGACGGCTGCTGAACAGGAAGGGAAGATTGTTTTACCTGATTATTAA
- the LOC111903141 gene encoding uncharacterized protein LOC111903141 produces MAGGNGGNGEKDGLVTLHYPMLTKTNYGAWAIKMRVYMLAQGIWDAVEPRTSNTLVESKKDNMELAAIYQGIPEDLLMVLAEKKTAKEAWDALKTMYIGADRVKVARIQTLKVEFEALCMTETESVDDFIGKVTNTVSTLHTLGDKVDESQVVKKLLRAVSSKFVQIASTLEQFGDLDDMSVEEVIGRLKAYEERMKSRGESDERKLLLTHKEWSERSKKKIEGDSRQKSNRGRHGGSRGGRGRGRGRNGGRGRGNSHHHKEGGQISSNNRDKSEIQCYNC; encoded by the coding sequence ATGGCGGGAGGCAATGGTGGCAATGGTGAAAAAGACGGACTTGTAACCCTCCACTATCCGATGTTGACAAAGACGAATTATGGAGCATGGGCAATCAAGATGCGAGTGTACATGTTGGCTCAAGGCATCTGGGATGCTGTAGAACCCAGAACCTCAAATACCCTTGTTGAATCAAAGAAAGATAACATGGAATTGGCCGCCATTTATCAGGGTATACCTGAAGATCTACTGATGGTTTTGGCGGAGAAGAAGACGGCCAAGGAAGCTTGGGACGCTCTCAAAACCATGTACATAGGAGCTGATAGAGTGAAGGTTGCAAGGATTCAAACGCTGAAGGTTGAGTTCGAAGCACTGTGCATGACAGAAACGGAAAGTGTCGACGACTTCATCGGAAAAGTAACCAACACTGTAAGTACACTTCACACTCTGGGAGATAAGGTCGATGAATCTCAGGTGGTGAAGAAATTGCTCAGAGCAGTGTCATCCAAATTCGTTCAAATTGCTTCAACACTCGAACAATTTGGGGATTTGGATGATATGTCCGTCGAAGAAGTGATCGGAAGACTCAAAGCATACGAAGAACGAATGAAGAGTCGTGGCGAAAGCGATGAACGAAAGCTTCTTTTAACGCACAAAGAATGGTCTGAAAGAAGCAAGAAGAAAATAGAGGGTGATTCGAGACAAAAATCGAATCGTGGCCGTCATGGAGGATCACGGGGTGGTCGTGGCCGAGGAAGAGGTAGAAATGGTGGCCGTGGAAGGGGAAATTCACACCATCATAAAGAAGGAGGTCAAATCTCATCAAATAATCGAGATAAAAGCGAGATTCAGTGTTACAACTGCTAG